In Nyctibius grandis isolate bNycGra1 chromosome 6, bNycGra1.pri, whole genome shotgun sequence, a single genomic region encodes these proteins:
- the CD8B gene encoding T-cell surface glycoprotein CD8 beta chain, whose product MAQPWLHLFICLQIPGFCMNLLLSQTPKHILAQTNNKTEILCDVKMEHAGVYWHRWSQEKQIFEFLVFSSTLGKATYGANINQDKFSVHGTSSRTSYILHISDLHASDNGFYYCSVSQSSQLFLGSGTWLGVVDALPLKTTRAPLSKKPVLCITKSKAAGKKGACSPLVWVPLAAVILVLLLSLVPTAHRLHRLRRRLWLRAHRQ is encoded by the exons ATGGCCCAGCCATGGCTCCATCTCTTCATCTGCCTCCAGATCCCAG gtttCTGTATGAATCTACTTTTATCCCAGACTCCAAAGCATATTTTAGCCCAAACtaacaataaaacagaaatccttTGTGATGTGAAGATGGAGCATGCCGGGGTGTACTGGCACCGCTGGAGCCAGGAGAAGCAAATTTTTGAGTTCTTGGTATTTTCCAGCACATTGGGTAAAGCAACATATGGTGCAAACATCAACCAGGACAAATTTAGTGTCCATGGGACAAGTTCCCGCACCTCCTACATCCTGCACATCAGCGACCTCCACGCCTCGGACAACGGCTTCTATTACTGCTCCGTCTCCCAGTCCTCCCAGCTCTTCCTGGGCAGCGGGACATGGCTCGGTGTGG TTGATGCTTTGCCTCTGAAGACCACTCGGGCACCGCTCTCCAAAAAACCTGTGCTGTGCATAACgaaaagcaaagctgctggCAAGAAAG gTGCCTGCAGCCCCCTGGTCTGGGTCCCACTGGCCGCTGTCATCCTGGTCCTCCTGCTGAGCCTGGTCCCCACCGCCCATCGCCTCCACC GTCTGCGGCGGAGGCTGTGGCTTCGTGCACACAGGCAGTAA
- the LOC137664550 gene encoding uncharacterized protein: protein MEGDCDQREGRTSWHHQPCLCCRENAFKFVVAGFALLSGMCIVLSTQRAQPTHQHLRQKGSRSHLERHPDTWATAQHRVRRYTKIGTDWPWSQAHIKYTGSMGLNSNKGLNLSTVVMHGTEVYLENEWSWDSTNRLPQLLGKVGQEIKVGCRVINGSTHQRATQISVTEVKTKKIQKKTCAIEKLDCWCNFTLVQPVFVVCLWAQNSMGLSFKFKITTMTSSFAAVKISKCHFLAWQAAQYTEVGNQVKLEIKYSQESITDPMQIDGTTMTVAAPNSRKWVVPVKCLRESKMLNRSELSSEASWYNQDYGRCPHLVIKLQVWCRGNLSVEMSPELGGKWWIGGPEGFKKEFTIIAVLRPFVSKIGPYVVKQNHIQELLTGPVRSLKKVVLSLSTVNISSVRPHCTPFLSTLHTGWLAWLHSRSIQGTRARRDLLATALGGGGTGLGVLNSMNVEVLANKLEAVTSGMRGLLNPLNSSLASLGMGQWLVSEVLPTWEQISEKDHQVLLRALGIEQSNVSLALSCIQAQMWVQSVVAGILRDGDNGVLPTEIRKIVWDAATEKERQLQAWWRLVNFTHDQVLNAVIAHVLTVAEARIEKVYPVVALGVNTNGSVVYPLDHRMWARVSDGKWQSVDLEACILERGLGFICEDDALKASDVCFDTKEGVCHFEISPQSSNKTVLVYVGKGCVCFRTMCKYVQINDVYNQTVFNDSNTCACNVAIIRGCDFVYKPPIFTSQLLIRNYTLYRSITPTPIGMDLSLVKEMLEHANLQQLLENAKAEAKKILITVHHDGNVIKQVMERIKRVGEHHWWEIFFGWSPTATGIFNTLLHPVVVILLMQICVCFAMVVICYWMRQVKLCIENQVKGLGLAKRLLP, encoded by the coding sequence ATGGAAGGCGATTGTGACCAGCGGGAAGGGCGAACTTCGTGGCACCACCAGCCCTGTTTGTGCTGCAGggaaaatgctttcaaatttgTGGTTGCaggatttgctttgctttctggtaTGTGCATAGTGCTGAGCACCCAACGTGCCCAACCAACCCATCAGCACCTCAGACAAAAAGGCAGTCGTTCCCACTTAGAAAGGCACCCTGACACATGggccacagcccagcacagggTTAGGAGGTACACAAAAATTGGGACCGATTGGCCCTGGTCTCAAGCTCACATAAAATACACGGGAAGCATGGGATTAAATTCTAACAAAGGCTTAAATTTGTCAACGGTGGTTATGCATGGGACAGAGGTGTACTTGGAAAATGAGTGGAGCTGGGACAGCACAAACAGACTCCcgcagctgctggggaaggtaGGACAAGAAATAAAGGTAGGGTGCAGGGTAATTAACGGATCCACTCACCAGCGGGCAACTCAAATCTCTGTaactgaagtaaaaacaaaaaagattcagaaaaaaacctgtgccATAGAAAAATTGGACTGTTGGTGCAATTTTACTTTGGTCCAGCCAGTCTTTGTGGTCTGCCTCTGGGCACAAAACAGCATGGGGCTGTCCTTTAAATTCAAGATTACCACCATGACAAGCTCCTTTGCTGCCGTTAAGATCTCGAAGTGCCATTTTTTGGCCTGGCAGGCAGCCCAATACACTGAAGTTGGTAACCAGGTAAAACTGGAAATTAAATACTCCCAAGAAAGTATAACTGACCCGATGCAAATCGATGGCACCACCATGACTGTCGCTGCCCCTAACAGCCGCAAGTGGGTTGTGCCAGTAAAGTGCCTCCGCGAGAGCAAAATGCTTAATAGATCTGAATTAAGCTCGGAGGCTTCATGGTATAATCAGGATTATGGACGCTGCCCTCACCTGGTCATAAAGCTCCAGGTATGGTGCCGAGGAAACCTGAGCGTAGAAATGTCCCCTGAGCTTGGAGGGAAGTGGTGGATAGGAGGACctgaaggatttaaaaaagaGTTTACCATCATTGCTGTCTTGCGCCCCTTTGTTTCCAAAATAGGCCCTTATGTAGTCAAGCAAAATCACATCCAAGAGCTGTTGACGGGCCCTGTTCGGTCACTGAAGAAGGTAGTGTTGTCCCTGTCCACTGTTAATATTTCATCCGTCAGACCTCACTGTACCCCCTTCCTGTCCACCCTCCACACCGGCTGGCTGGCGTGGCTCCACAGCCGCTCCATCCAGGGGACCCGGGCCAGAAGAGACCTGCTGGCCACGGcgctgggaggaggaggcacCGGGCTGGGAGTCCTCAACAGCATGAACGTTGAGGTCTTGGCCAACAAGCTGGAGGCTGTCACCTCGGGCATGCGGGGCCTCCTCAACCCCCTGAATTCGTCCCTGGCCAGCCTTGGGATGGGGCAGTGGCTCGTGTCAGAGGTGCTGCCCACCTGGGAACAAATAAGTGAGAAAGACCATCAGGTGCTGTTGCGAGCGCTGGGCATTGAACAAAGTAACGTCTCCCTTGCTCTTAGTTGCATCCAGGCCCAGATGTGGGTCCAGAGTGTCGTTGCAGGTATCCTGAGAGACGGCGACAATGGCGTCCTCCCCACCGAGATCCGAAAGATCGTGTGGGACGCGGCCACAGAGAAGGAGCGGCAGCTCCAAGCCTGGTGGCGGCTCGTCAACTTCACCCACGACCAGGTCCTCAACGCAGTCATTGCCCACGTCCTGACCGTGGCAGAGGCTCGCATTGAAAAGGTCTACCCCGTCGTGGCCCTGGGGGTTAACACAAATGGGTCCGTGGTCTACCCCCTGGACCACCGCATGTGGGCAAGGGTGTCTGATGGGAAATGGCAATCGGTAGATTTGGAAGCCTGCATTTTGGAAAGGGGGCTGGGATTCATATGCGAAGACGATGCCCTTAAGGCGAGCGACGTTTGCTTTGACACCAAAGAAGGGGTGTGCCATTTTGAGATCAGCCCCCAGAGCAGTAACAAAACCGTGTTAGTGTATGTAGGGAAAGGGTGCGTGTGCTTCAGAACGATGTGTAAATACGTGCAAATTAATGACGTTTATAATCAGACCGTGTTTAATGACTCAAATACGTGTGCTTGCAATGTAGCTATTATTAGAGGCTGTGATTTTGTGTATAAGCCACCCATATTTACTAGCCAGTTGCTAATCAGAAACTATACCTTGTATCGTAGTATAACCCCGACCCCCATCGGTATGGATTTGTCACTTGTAAAAGAAATGTTAGAGCATGCAAATTTACAGCAGCTGTTAGAAAATGCTAAGGCAGAAGCTAAAAAGATCCTAATAACTGTACATCATGATGGCAATGTTATAAAACAGGTAATGGAACGAATTAAGAGGGTGGGAGAACACCACTGGTGGGAAATTTTCTTCGGCTGGTCCCCCACGGCCACCGGCATATTCAACACGCTGCTGCACCCCGTTGTAGTTATACTGCTCATGCAAATCTGTGTGTGCTTTGCCATGGTAGTGATTTGTTACTGGATGAGGCAGGTGAAGCTCTGCATTGAAAACCAGGTGAAAGGCCTGGGGCTGGCCAAGCGCCTCCTACCATAG